A window of the Phalacrocorax aristotelis chromosome 9, bGulAri2.1, whole genome shotgun sequence genome harbors these coding sequences:
- the CHGA gene encoding chromogranin-A, protein MSRLLQCPIWDPQPGHCRRHAGCWSPAGASPGAPAPGLTHLRAPSPSPLRPARTMSRPGLLAVLLLAVPGISLPVTNDMNKGDTKVMKCIVEVISDTLSKPNPLPISEECLETLRGDERIISILRHQNLLKELQEIAAQGANERTRQQKKNSGFEDELSEVLESQNDKNKQRDAAGKRSEEEQPTGSLAELAAQQTQQNEDSREDRKNSLEERDPRPRDANPSEKEDQEEAESNEIRDTEDARRDGALDNHISKDFSEDEQQQRGDEKEQPRGLRDSLEFKDEGEEPSRKGQEQSKEAAGERVEREDDGGDDAAEEDPTEAERSLDLAEEDEEAEEMQGDDNNDDALGFGKDGRSSEEEEEEEEQPGALRGGRHHLEDEGMQEEEDTFQLRNAKSEEMEEESSREWEASKRWNKMDELAKQLTSKKRMEENDSGEDPDRSMKMAFRSHKYDFSSPEEDVRRSWKHHSKKDSSEGGFPLAPMPEEKKDEEGSANRRTEDQELESLAAIEAELERVAHKLHELRRG, encoded by the exons ATGAGCCGGTTGCTGCAGTGCCCCATCTGGGATCCTCAGCCAGGGCACTGCCGTAGGCACGCAGGGTGCTGGTCCCCCGCCGGCGCCTCGCCTGGAGCCCCCGCGCCGGGACTGACGCACCTTCGGGCCCCGTCTCCGTCCCCCCTCCGTCCCGCCCGCACCATGAGCCGCCCCGGACTGCTGGCCGTCCTGCTGCTGGCCGTGCCGG GCATCTCCCTTCCTGTGACAAACGACATGAATAAAGGGGACACTAAG GTGATGAAATGTATTGTAGAGGTCATCTCTGATACTTTATCGAAGCCAAACCCCCTGCCGATCAGTGAGGAATGCCTAGAAACACTCAGAGGAG ATGAACGAATCATTTCTATCCTTCGCCACCAAAATTTGTTGAAGGAACTTCAGGAAATTGCGGCTCAAG GTGCCAATGAGAGAACTcggcagcagaagaaaaatagtggTTTTGAAGATGAACTTTCCGAAGTCCTTGAAAGTCAGAATGACAAGAACAAGCAAAGAG ATGCGGCAGGAAAGCGCTCTGAAGAGGAGCAGCCCACGGGGTCGCTCGCTGAgctggcagcacagcaaacccAGCAAAATGAAGATTCgagagaggacagaaaaaacagcctggaggagagggaCCCCAGGCCACGGGATGCCAACCCTAGCGAGAAGGAGGAtcaggaggaagcagagagcaACGAGATCAGGGACACAGAGGATGCCCGGCGAGATGGAGCTTTGGACAATCACATCAGTAAAGACTTCAGTGaggatgagcagcagcagcgaggggATGAAAAGGAGCAGCCCAGAGGCCTCAGGGACAGCCTGGAGTTCAAGGATGAGGGAGAGGAGCCATCCAGAAAGGgccaggagcagagcaaggaggcagcaggggaACGTGTGGAGCGGGAGGATGATGGAGGAGACGATGCTGCAGAGGAGGACCCTACCGAAGCAGAGAGGTCACTTGATTTGGCTGAGGAGGacgaggaggctgaggagatgCAGGGAGATGACA ATAATGATGATGCTCTGGGATTTGGCAAAGATGGGCGGAgctctgaggaggaggaggaggaggaagagcagccCGGGGCACTGAGAGGAGGAAGACATCACCTGGAGGATGAGGggatgcaggaggaggaggacaccttccagctcaggaaTGCCAAAAGtgaggagatggaggaggagtCCTCCAGGGAGTGGGAAGCCTCCAAGAGGTGGAACAAAATGGATGAGCTGGCCAAGCAGCTGACATCAAAGAAGCGCATGGAGGAAAATGATAGCGGGGAAGACCCAGACAGGTCCATGAAAATGGCATTTAGGTCCCACAAGTATGACTTCAGTAGTCCAGAGGAAGATGTGAGAAGGTCATGGAAGCATCACTCAAAGAAGGACAGCAGTGAAGGAGGCTTCCCGCTTGCTCCCATGCCCGAagaaaagaaggatgaggaagGCAGTGCTAACAGGAGAACGGAG GACCAGGAGCTGGAGAGCCTGGCTGCCATCGAGGCCGAGCTGGAGCGCGTCGCTCACAAGCTGCACGAGCTGAGGCGAGGCTGA